Proteins encoded within one genomic window of Microbacterium soli:
- a CDS encoding serine/threonine-protein kinase, translating to MTRAPSPPPELPGFEYLRPLGTGGFADVFLYEQQLPKREVAVKVLLADRLAAGAAEEFTNEANVMAMLSTHPAIVTIHQAGVAVDGRPYLVMEYCPRPNLQVRTRREPFSVAEALRVGVQVSGAVETAHRAGVLHRDIKPANILVTAYNRPALTDFGIASTTAAVDGAAGMSIPWSPPESFAENPSTSVRTDVYALSATVFTLLAGRSPFERRGERNSSADLIERIERMAVPRIDRPDVPDSLQAVLNRGMAKRPDDRYPSAVAFARALQKVQIELAHSVTPIDIVDEHPSHEELEDDGDGLTRVREVRSISPDTQSQTRPSATTVRREAEGPPAGVPRFTTPPTDVEDDTRRRPPAAAPAVADDDEATVLRRPKVVVPDADAPQERVSGAGAQPTPTDAVRPAPRRGGMPWWGWLLVIVGAALVVLGIVFAASLLGDRIEPSPVSTSAPPPEPKDPIAVAVPRVTDLTGTVEGDAVTFTWTNPAPEEGDEYMWYEVTLDGEGEPNVTAETSATVEKADAGRTCVEVVLRRGDGRSSPEAVRGCAG from the coding sequence ATGACGCGCGCTCCGTCTCCGCCGCCCGAGCTGCCGGGGTTCGAGTACCTCAGGCCGCTGGGCACCGGCGGCTTCGCAGACGTCTTCCTCTACGAGCAGCAGCTGCCCAAGCGCGAGGTCGCCGTCAAGGTGCTCCTCGCCGACCGGCTGGCGGCCGGGGCCGCCGAGGAGTTCACCAACGAGGCGAACGTCATGGCGATGCTGTCCACGCATCCCGCCATCGTCACCATCCACCAGGCGGGCGTGGCGGTCGACGGGCGCCCCTACCTGGTGATGGAGTACTGCCCCAGGCCCAACCTGCAGGTCCGCACCCGCCGGGAGCCGTTCTCCGTCGCCGAGGCGCTGCGCGTCGGCGTACAGGTCAGCGGCGCCGTGGAGACCGCGCACCGCGCCGGCGTGCTGCACCGTGACATCAAGCCCGCGAACATCCTCGTCACCGCGTACAACAGACCCGCGCTCACCGACTTCGGCATCGCGTCGACGACGGCAGCCGTGGACGGCGCCGCGGGGATGTCGATCCCCTGGTCTCCGCCGGAGTCGTTCGCCGAGAACCCGTCGACGAGCGTGCGCACCGATGTGTACGCGCTCAGCGCCACGGTGTTCACCCTGCTCGCCGGCCGGTCGCCGTTCGAGCGCAGGGGCGAGCGCAACTCCAGCGCCGACCTGATCGAGCGCATCGAGCGCATGGCGGTCCCGCGCATCGACCGCCCGGACGTCCCCGACAGCCTGCAGGCCGTGCTGAACAGGGGCATGGCCAAGCGCCCCGACGATCGCTATCCCAGTGCGGTGGCGTTCGCGCGGGCTCTGCAGAAGGTGCAGATCGAGCTCGCGCACTCGGTCACCCCCATCGACATCGTCGACGAGCACCCCTCGCATGAGGAGCTGGAGGATGACGGCGACGGACTGACCCGGGTGCGGGAGGTCCGTTCGATCAGCCCCGACACGCAGTCCCAGACCCGACCCTCCGCGACGACGGTCCGCAGGGAGGCAGAGGGACCGCCGGCCGGCGTGCCGCGCTTCACGACCCCGCCGACGGACGTCGAGGACGACACCCGACGCCGCCCGCCGGCCGCGGCGCCCGCCGTCGCGGACGATGACGAGGCCACGGTGCTGCGCAGGCCGAAGGTCGTCGTCCCGGATGCCGACGCGCCGCAGGAGCGGGTCTCCGGCGCGGGTGCGCAGCCGACGCCGACGGATGCCGTGCGACCGGCGCCGCGACGCGGCGGGATGCCGTGGTGGGGCTGGCTCCTCGTCATCGTGGGCGCGGCTCTGGTCGTACTGGGCATCGTCTTCGCCGCCTCGCTGCTCGGCGATCGCATCGAGCCGTCGCCCGTGAGCACATCCGCGCCGCCCCCAGAGCCCAAGGATCCGATCGCGGTCGCGGTGCCGCGCGTGACGGACCTCACCGGCACCGTCGAGGGGGACGCCGTGACGTTCACCTGGACGAACCCCGCGCCGGAGGAGGGCGACGAGTACATGTGGTACGAGGTCACCCTCGACGGAGAGGGGGAGCCGAACGTCACCGCGGAGACCAGCGCCACCGTCGAGAAGGCGGACGCGGGGCGCACGTGCGTGGAGGTGGTCCTCAGGAGGGGGGACGGGCGCTCCTCGCCGGAGGCCGTCAGGGGGTGCGCAGGATGA
- a CDS encoding FHA domain-containing protein, whose product MSDVSYRPGTWQVVVEESGIAAVPADTGADKVVALSEMLRRGLPALTEVIDVLSGGAITGLGSFAVALIGSGGTRFAVRGAVTVGTGFEEGFSGEDITTWSERYLPGDAHFEIRMGDADGAAEYPIRSGVVLASGIRVGEAFVAPAAREDESDAEDSDAEAADGFDEEDALDEFADSDEFDEFDDGGAEESDEEDVEPDADDEAEPAEDEAWDETDETELPDEAEDDDEAEGWDADADEQGEAEQPAASVAHVPDVAATIVPVPDVAATIASVPRALAGAEPAASESAASDPLDIGDHDGATISMAEMRRLRTASAASQAPTELIPVLDEDAPVTVTARIRLSTGQVVELDRTVIIGRRPRSTRASGSTMPHLIAVDSPQSDISRNHLEVRPEGDSVVVIDLHTTNGSTLLRPGSDPVRLHPGEQTLVLGGDVVDLGDGVTVAVEELR is encoded by the coding sequence ATGAGTGACGTGAGCTACCGGCCGGGGACGTGGCAGGTCGTCGTCGAGGAGTCGGGGATCGCCGCCGTCCCGGCGGACACGGGTGCGGACAAGGTCGTCGCGCTGTCCGAGATGCTCCGCCGCGGACTGCCCGCCCTGACCGAGGTCATCGACGTGCTCTCCGGCGGCGCCATCACGGGCCTGGGCTCCTTCGCCGTGGCGCTCATCGGCTCCGGCGGGACGCGCTTCGCCGTGCGCGGCGCCGTGACGGTCGGCACCGGGTTCGAGGAGGGCTTCTCCGGGGAGGACATCACCACCTGGAGCGAGCGCTACCTCCCCGGTGACGCGCACTTCGAGATCCGGATGGGCGATGCCGACGGCGCGGCAGAGTACCCGATCCGCTCCGGCGTGGTCCTCGCCTCCGGCATCCGTGTCGGTGAGGCGTTCGTCGCCCCCGCCGCACGGGAGGACGAGTCGGATGCCGAGGACTCGGATGCCGAGGCCGCGGACGGATTCGATGAGGAGGATGCGCTCGACGAGTTCGCCGACTCCGACGAGTTCGACGAGTTCGACGACGGCGGCGCGGAGGAGTCCGACGAGGAGGACGTCGAGCCCGACGCCGACGATGAGGCGGAGCCCGCCGAGGACGAGGCATGGGACGAGACCGACGAGACGGAGCTGCCCGACGAGGCGGAGGACGACGATGAAGCCGAAGGGTGGGACGCCGACGCCGACGAGCAGGGCGAGGCCGAGCAGCCCGCCGCGTCCGTCGCGCACGTTCCCGACGTCGCCGCGACCATCGTGCCCGTCCCCGACGTGGCGGCCACCATCGCCTCCGTCCCGCGTGCGCTCGCCGGCGCCGAGCCCGCCGCATCTGAGTCCGCCGCATCGGATCCCCTCGACATCGGCGACCACGACGGTGCCACCATCTCGATGGCCGAGATGCGCCGGCTGCGGACGGCGTCGGCCGCCTCGCAGGCGCCGACCGAGCTGATCCCCGTCCTCGACGAGGATGCCCCCGTCACGGTGACGGCGCGCATCCGACTGTCCACCGGACAGGTCGTCGAGCTGGACCGCACGGTCATCATCGGCCGCCGCCCGCGCTCCACCCGTGCCAGCGGCAGCACGATGCCGCACCTCATCGCGGTCGACAGCCCCCAGTCCGACATCTCCCGCAACCACCTCGAGGTCAGGCCCGAGGGTGACTCCGTCGTCGTCATCGACCTGCACACCACCAACGGCTCGACGCTGCTGCGACCGGGATCCGACCCCGTGCGGCTGCACCCGGGAGAGCAGACCCTCGTGCTGGGCGGCGACGTCGTGGACCTGGGCGATGGGGTGACGGTCGCCGTCGAGGAGCTGCGATGA
- a CDS encoding PP2C family protein-serine/threonine phosphatase: MTAPIITAGGGATDVGSRRRLNEDSYLAAAPLFIVADGMGGHDAGEVASATVIEHFSALVGLESLTLGQVRDTLSAARTAVGGIGRRGGAGAGTTLSGVVVATVDGLGYWLVVNIGDSRTYQFSDGVLEQITVDHSYVQELIDEGEITPEQANSDPRRNIITRAIGAGSVGDADYWLFPAERGDRMLVCSDGLTTEVSDARIAEVLAAESDPQRAAEILTADAVRAGGRDNVTVLVVDALTVASVRGVHVQTDDDEDVADTRPRAVADGGMR, translated from the coding sequence GTGACCGCTCCGATCATCACCGCGGGCGGGGGCGCGACGGACGTCGGCTCCCGTCGCAGGCTCAACGAGGACTCCTATCTCGCCGCCGCGCCGCTGTTCATCGTCGCCGACGGGATGGGCGGGCACGATGCCGGCGAGGTCGCCAGCGCGACGGTCATCGAGCACTTCTCCGCTCTCGTCGGGCTCGAGAGCCTCACGCTCGGCCAGGTGCGCGACACGCTTTCCGCCGCACGCACCGCGGTGGGCGGGATAGGACGACGCGGCGGCGCGGGTGCGGGGACCACCCTCAGCGGCGTGGTCGTGGCCACGGTCGACGGGCTGGGGTACTGGCTGGTCGTCAACATCGGCGACTCCCGCACGTACCAGTTCTCCGACGGCGTGCTCGAGCAGATCACCGTGGACCACTCCTATGTGCAGGAGCTGATCGACGAGGGCGAGATCACGCCGGAGCAGGCGAACTCCGACCCGCGTCGCAACATCATCACGCGGGCGATCGGAGCGGGAAGCGTGGGCGACGCCGATTACTGGCTGTTCCCCGCGGAGCGGGGCGACCGGATGCTGGTGTGCTCGGACGGTCTGACCACGGAGGTCTCCGATGCGCGGATCGCCGAGGTGCTGGCCGCCGAGTCCGACCCGCAGCGCGCCGCGGAGATCCTGACGGCCGATGCCGTGCGCGCCGGAGGCCGGGACAACGTGACCGTGCTGGTGGTGGATGCGCTCACGGTGGCATCCGTGCGCGGCGTGCATGTGCAGACCGATGACGACGAGGACGTCGCCGACACGCGCCCGCGTGCGGTGGCGGATGGAGGAATGCGATGA
- a CDS encoding RDD family protein: MTMLPFGAVAPISRRVIAYLIDAVLAAAISVVVPVVALVAIIVSGGDLVSAILLAGLLAGAAGLAWALTFTAMQGGRGSVGMRIQRLRLVTVDGTPIGFGRALLRNIVWGLAASIVVGCFSPLFDGSGRFQGWHDKAGGAFMVDAGPRTEAGQPAQPFGEGATDAGQPAQTSMPGFAWPAPQEIPPRPPAPQVASGSVGTPPPEPAVPEPAAPGFAQQGFAQAEQDESAERTVLSPPPRRALPDDPLISFVPGVTQESVVPASVGPAPADPVHADRTAADAPDPLPGETVAARLGPAPVPRAAEPADAPLPEPPVAAPVAPSPAAPTSAAAPLVNEHDDDIESTRISVPGHRLVFTWDDGQRATVSGRTVFGRNPEEGDGAVNVAVRDETRSLSKTHFEAGADARGGWVLDRQSTNGTVIVRDGVRIACPPGQRVPVRLGDALEIGDRIVTIGGYV; encoded by the coding sequence ATGACGATGCTTCCCTTCGGCGCTGTCGCGCCGATCTCACGACGAGTCATCGCGTACCTCATCGACGCCGTCCTGGCGGCGGCGATCAGCGTGGTCGTCCCGGTGGTCGCACTGGTCGCCATCATCGTGAGCGGTGGCGACCTGGTGTCCGCCATCCTGCTGGCAGGACTGCTGGCGGGCGCGGCCGGCCTCGCCTGGGCGCTGACGTTCACGGCCATGCAGGGCGGACGCGGCTCGGTGGGCATGCGCATCCAGCGGTTGCGGCTGGTCACTGTCGACGGCACGCCGATCGGATTCGGCAGGGCCCTGCTGCGCAACATCGTGTGGGGTCTGGCGGCGTCGATCGTCGTCGGCTGCTTCTCGCCGCTGTTCGACGGCTCCGGCAGGTTCCAGGGCTGGCACGACAAGGCCGGTGGGGCGTTCATGGTCGATGCCGGTCCGCGCACGGAGGCCGGTCAGCCGGCGCAGCCGTTCGGTGAGGGCGCGACCGATGCCGGTCAGCCGGCGCAGACGTCGATGCCGGGCTTCGCATGGCCCGCTCCGCAGGAGATCCCGCCCCGCCCGCCGGCGCCGCAGGTCGCGTCCGGATCGGTGGGGACGCCGCCGCCCGAGCCGGCGGTGCCCGAGCCGGCGGCTCCCGGGTTCGCGCAGCAGGGCTTCGCGCAGGCGGAGCAGGACGAGTCGGCCGAGCGCACCGTGCTGTCCCCACCGCCGCGCCGTGCACTCCCCGACGATCCGCTGATCTCGTTCGTGCCGGGCGTCACCCAGGAGTCCGTCGTGCCCGCGTCGGTGGGCCCCGCACCCGCGGATCCGGTTCACGCCGATCGCACCGCCGCCGACGCACCCGACCCCCTGCCCGGGGAGACGGTCGCCGCGCGCCTCGGGCCCGCCCCCGTCCCGCGCGCCGCGGAGCCGGCCGACGCGCCTCTTCCCGAGCCCCCCGTCGCCGCGCCCGTGGCACCGAGCCCCGCCGCGCCGACATCCGCCGCCGCTCCGCTCGTGAACGAGCACGACGACGACATCGAGTCCACCCGCATCAGCGTGCCGGGACACCGCCTCGTCTTCACGTGGGACGACGGGCAGCGTGCGACGGTCTCGGGCCGAACGGTCTTCGGGCGCAATCCCGAGGAGGGCGACGGCGCGGTCAACGTGGCCGTCCGCGACGAGACCCGCTCCCTGTCGAAGACGCACTTCGAGGCCGGCGCGGATGCGCGCGGCGGCTGGGTGCTCGATCGCCAGTCCACCAACGGCACCGTCATCGTCCGCGACGGCGTGCGCATCGCGTGCCCTCCCGGGCAGCGCGTCCCGGTGCGCCTGGGCGACGCCCTCGAGATCGGTGATCGCATCGTCACGATCGGAGGGTACGTGTGA
- a CDS encoding transglutaminaseTgpA domain-containing protein, producing MTAATQTPGRGLRPRRALLDLAATAVLMLVALLGFWPSFAGPSFLPAAVGGVVLGLAIAAVCAWRRWGILVITGCTIAAYFLFGGAIALPGTALFRVVPTLDTLQALAVGAVTSWKQLLTTVAPVSADDGHLVVPFILALVGAVTVASLALTLRLAWWALIPAASVLMLVIALGVPDPAFPLVQGVVFAAVTTVWMSLRTWWVPQRGAVDVSEADPTRTAHMRARRLLGGVAVLAVAGVAGSGLGAIASPAEPRHVFRDTIVPPFDVRDYPSPLQAFRKNVRDQVDRTLFTVTGLPKGARVRLAAMDDWDGVVYNVTDGGPGTSSAFAPLRSNMAAGVEGEAATLQFTIGEYSGVWVPGTLVEDQITFDGERAEELRRSGYHNTATGTTVVTAGLREGDAYEVDAVFPDVPSDETLGDTPVVKMRLPELHDVPEELSSMAAEAVTEAETPIAQVRALETLLSKDGFFSHGLGAQAHLSRAGHTAERIATLIGGDQMIGDDEQYAVTMALMAREIGIPARVVMGYYPKEGGDTGSVFEATGDDVHAWVEVNFTGYGWLPFDPTPPEDQVPQDQNTKPRADPKPQVLQPPPPPQEPVDLPPTVPDDREPEDDTPNILGIIGIILAIGGASLLVLLILSSPFIVIGAWKAARRRSRRSARLTADRISGGWDELTDRAIDYGARLSAGGTRVEEAAVVSTALTVPAVTALADRADDQVFGPGDPTPEEVDAFWTEIDSVVSGLGREAGFWKRLKARLSVRSLTGSGRSAGRIQGLREAAAARVRRRPGTIDSSTTRPESETS from the coding sequence ATGACCGCGGCGACGCAGACGCCGGGCCGGGGGCTGCGCCCGCGTCGTGCGCTGCTGGATCTGGCCGCGACGGCGGTGCTCATGCTCGTGGCGCTGCTGGGCTTCTGGCCCAGCTTCGCCGGACCCTCGTTCCTGCCCGCCGCGGTCGGCGGCGTGGTGCTGGGCCTCGCGATCGCGGCGGTGTGCGCCTGGCGGCGCTGGGGCATCCTCGTCATCACCGGATGCACGATCGCGGCCTACTTCCTCTTCGGCGGGGCGATCGCGCTGCCGGGCACCGCACTGTTCCGCGTCGTGCCGACGCTGGACACGCTGCAGGCGCTGGCAGTCGGGGCGGTCACGTCGTGGAAGCAGCTGTTGACCACGGTGGCGCCGGTGTCGGCGGACGACGGGCACCTGGTGGTGCCGTTCATCCTCGCGCTGGTGGGCGCCGTCACGGTGGCCTCGCTCGCGCTGACCCTGCGCCTGGCGTGGTGGGCGCTCATCCCCGCGGCATCCGTCCTGATGCTCGTCATCGCGCTGGGCGTGCCGGATCCCGCCTTCCCGCTCGTGCAGGGCGTGGTGTTCGCCGCGGTGACGACGGTGTGGATGTCGCTGCGCACCTGGTGGGTGCCGCAGCGCGGCGCCGTCGACGTGTCCGAGGCAGACCCGACGCGGACCGCGCACATGCGCGCCCGGCGGCTGCTGGGCGGTGTGGCCGTCCTCGCCGTCGCCGGCGTCGCCGGCAGCGGCCTCGGGGCGATCGCCTCGCCCGCCGAACCCCGGCACGTGTTCCGCGACACGATCGTCCCGCCGTTCGACGTCCGCGACTACCCGAGCCCCCTGCAGGCGTTCCGCAAGAACGTGCGCGATCAGGTCGACCGCACGCTGTTCACCGTCACCGGACTGCCGAAGGGCGCGCGGGTGCGGCTGGCGGCCATGGACGACTGGGACGGCGTGGTCTACAACGTGACCGACGGCGGCCCGGGCACATCCAGCGCGTTCGCGCCGCTGCGCTCGAACATGGCCGCCGGGGTGGAGGGCGAGGCGGCGACGCTGCAGTTCACGATCGGCGAGTACAGCGGCGTCTGGGTGCCCGGCACCCTGGTGGAGGACCAGATCACCTTCGACGGGGAACGGGCCGAAGAGCTGCGTCGCAGCGGGTATCACAACACCGCGACGGGGACCACGGTGGTCACCGCCGGGCTGCGCGAGGGCGACGCGTACGAGGTGGACGCCGTGTTCCCCGACGTGCCCAGCGACGAGACCCTCGGCGACACCCCCGTCGTGAAGATGCGTCTGCCCGAGCTGCATGATGTGCCGGAGGAGCTGAGCAGCATGGCCGCGGAGGCCGTGACCGAGGCGGAGACCCCCATCGCGCAGGTGCGCGCGCTGGAGACTCTGCTGTCGAAGGACGGCTTCTTCAGTCACGGCCTGGGGGCGCAGGCTCACCTGTCGCGCGCCGGGCACACCGCCGAGCGCATCGCGACGCTCATCGGCGGTGACCAGATGATCGGCGACGACGAGCAGTACGCGGTGACCATGGCGCTCATGGCGCGGGAGATCGGCATCCCGGCGCGCGTCGTGATGGGCTATTACCCGAAGGAGGGCGGCGACACCGGCTCCGTCTTCGAGGCGACCGGCGACGACGTGCACGCGTGGGTCGAGGTGAACTTCACCGGCTACGGCTGGCTGCCGTTCGACCCGACGCCTCCGGAGGACCAGGTCCCCCAGGATCAGAACACCAAGCCGCGCGCCGACCCCAAACCCCAGGTGCTGCAGCCACCGCCCCCGCCGCAGGAGCCGGTCGACCTGCCCCCGACCGTCCCGGACGACCGGGAGCCGGAGGACGACACCCCGAACATCCTCGGCATCATCGGGATCATCCTCGCCATCGGCGGCGCCTCGCTGCTGGTGCTGCTGATCCTCAGCTCGCCGTTCATCGTCATCGGCGCGTGGAAGGCCGCGCGCCGTCGCTCCCGCCGCAGTGCGCGGCTGACCGCCGACCGCATCAGCGGCGGGTGGGACGAGCTCACCGACCGGGCGATCGACTACGGCGCCCGGCTGTCCGCGGGCGGCACCCGCGTCGAGGAGGCGGCCGTCGTCTCCACGGCGCTCACCGTCCCCGCCGTGACCGCGCTCGCCGATCGGGCCGACGACCAGGTGTTCGGTCCCGGCGACCCCACCCCGGAGGAGGTCGACGCGTTCTGGACCGAGATCGACTCCGTCGTGAGCGGCCTGGGCCGCGAGGCCGGTTTCTGGAAGCGCCTGAAGGCCCGCCTCAGCGTCCGCTCGCTCACCGGCAGCGGCCGGTCCGCCGGACGGATACAGGGGCTGAGGGAGGCCGCGGCCGCGCGCGTGCGCCGCCGACCTGGCACCATCGACAGCAGTACCACGCGACCCGAGAGCGAGACCTCATGA
- a CDS encoding DUF58 domain-containing protein, whose translation MTTETIAGPQTDSREAGWRDIVAVIGARAVDRLRRIAAVVRPLGWMVMALAVAAWITGQVLGWHEVVVLGLVMAAVAVVCALFLIGRTEYDVELDLARDRVVVGERAVGALTLRNHGSRAILPSRVVLPVGNGRGEFSIHRLAPGHEAEELFAIPTHRRGVVEVGPVSVVRGDPLGLFERTHHREDPVDLYVHPRTTLFGGQSLGFLRDLEGLPAADLSRDDVSFHTLLEYQPGDDLRHVHWRSTARTGIMMVRQFEETRRSHFVIGLSCSARDYRTDDEFELAISIAGSIGLRALRDSQRVDVRVQGRELPAGTGMRLLDSLSMVEHTRPRDGGVPELAGALAATTASASVVALVCGSAVSGEDLRLACSRMPFGARVIAVVVQDGVDQPALRRISDADVVTLGALDQLPLALQKVLA comes from the coding sequence ATGACGACGGAGACGATCGCGGGACCGCAGACGGACTCGCGCGAGGCCGGGTGGCGCGACATCGTCGCCGTCATCGGCGCGCGCGCGGTCGACCGCCTGCGGCGCATCGCGGCCGTCGTCCGCCCGCTCGGCTGGATGGTGATGGCGCTCGCCGTGGCGGCGTGGATCACCGGTCAGGTCCTCGGCTGGCACGAGGTCGTCGTGCTGGGGCTCGTGATGGCGGCCGTCGCCGTCGTGTGCGCCCTGTTCCTCATCGGCCGCACGGAGTACGACGTCGAGCTGGATCTCGCCCGTGACCGCGTCGTGGTCGGCGAGCGCGCGGTCGGTGCGCTGACGCTGCGCAACCACGGATCGCGGGCGATCCTGCCCTCCCGGGTGGTGCTGCCGGTGGGGAACGGGCGCGGCGAGTTCTCCATCCACCGGCTGGCCCCCGGTCACGAGGCCGAGGAGCTGTTCGCCATCCCCACGCACCGTCGCGGCGTCGTCGAGGTCGGGCCGGTCAGCGTCGTGCGCGGTGACCCGCTCGGGCTGTTCGAGCGGACCCACCACCGCGAGGACCCCGTGGACCTCTACGTGCATCCGCGCACCACGCTGTTCGGCGGGCAGTCGCTCGGGTTCCTGCGCGACCTGGAGGGGCTTCCCGCGGCGGACCTGTCGCGCGACGACGTGTCCTTCCACACCCTCCTGGAGTACCAGCCGGGCGACGACCTGCGACACGTGCACTGGCGCTCCACGGCCCGTACCGGGATCATGATGGTCCGGCAGTTCGAGGAGACCCGCCGCTCCCACTTCGTCATCGGGCTCTCCTGCTCTGCGCGCGATTACCGCACCGACGACGAGTTCGAGCTCGCGATCTCCATCGCCGGATCCATCGGCCTTCGCGCGCTGCGCGACTCGCAGCGCGTGGACGTGCGCGTGCAGGGGCGGGAGCTGCCCGCGGGGACCGGCATGCGGCTGCTGGACTCGCTGTCGATGGTGGAGCACACCCGTCCCCGCGACGGCGGCGTGCCCGAGCTCGCCGGAGCACTGGCGGCGACCACGGCATCCGCCAGCGTCGTCGCCCTGGTGTGCGGGTCGGCGGTCTCCGGGGAGGACCTGCGCCTGGCGTGTTCGCGGATGCCGTTCGGGGCGCGCGTCATCGCCGTCGTCGTGCAGGACGGCGTCGACCAGCCCGCGCTGCGCCGTATCTCCGACGCCGATGTGGTGACGCTGGGCGCCCTCGACCAGCTGCCCCTCGCCCTGCAGAAGGTGCTGGCATGA
- a CDS encoding MoxR family ATPase: MTMTPEQAAWFQSTFQRLVENIDKALQGKSEVVGLVLAAMLAEGHVLLEDAPGTGKTSLAKALAATVQGTSSRIQFTPDLLPSDVTGVTIYDQQTQRFEFHRGPIFASIVLADEINRASPKTQSALLEVMEESRVTVDGVTHEAGRPFLVIATQNPVEQAGTYKLPEAQLDRFLIKTSIGYPSLVVTESILAGAAQRNRAAALSAVITTGAVADMADLAATVHVESAVLRYTAELAEATRTDSAIKLGVSVRGAIAMVRIAKVWAAAHGRHYVLPDDIKALARPVWQHRLLLDAEAEFAGATADSVIARVLEIVAAPQARATA; the protein is encoded by the coding sequence ATGACAATGACCCCCGAACAGGCAGCCTGGTTCCAGAGCACCTTCCAGCGCCTCGTGGAGAACATCGACAAGGCGCTGCAGGGCAAGTCCGAGGTCGTCGGCCTCGTGCTCGCGGCCATGCTCGCCGAGGGGCACGTGCTGCTCGAGGACGCCCCGGGAACGGGGAAGACCAGCCTCGCCAAGGCGCTGGCCGCCACCGTGCAGGGCACCAGCTCCCGCATCCAGTTCACCCCCGACCTGCTGCCCTCGGACGTGACGGGTGTGACGATCTACGACCAGCAGACGCAGAGGTTCGAATTCCACCGCGGTCCGATCTTCGCGTCCATCGTCCTCGCCGACGAGATCAACCGCGCCTCGCCGAAGACCCAGTCCGCGCTGCTGGAGGTCATGGAGGAGTCGCGCGTCACCGTCGACGGCGTCACGCACGAGGCCGGCCGGCCGTTCCTCGTCATCGCGACGCAGAACCCCGTCGAGCAGGCGGGGACCTACAAACTGCCCGAGGCGCAGCTGGACCGCTTCCTCATCAAGACGTCGATCGGCTACCCCAGTCTCGTCGTCACCGAGAGCATCCTCGCCGGCGCCGCGCAGCGCAACCGCGCTGCAGCGCTGTCCGCGGTCATCACCACGGGCGCCGTGGCCGACATGGCCGATCTCGCCGCCACCGTGCACGTGGAGTCCGCCGTGCTGCGGTACACGGCCGAGCTCGCCGAGGCCACCCGTACCGACAGCGCGATCAAGCTCGGCGTGTCGGTGCGCGGGGCCATCGCCATGGTCCGCATCGCCAAGGTGTGGGCCGCCGCGCACGGACGGCACTACGTGCTCCCCGACGACATCAAGGCTCTCGCCCGCCCCGTGTGGCAGCATCGGCTCCTGCTGGATGCGGAGGCGGAGTTCGCGGGCGCGACGGCGGACTCCGTCATCGCCCGGGTGCTCGAGATCGTGGCGGCACCGCAGGCACGGGCGACCGCCTGA